A genomic segment from Malaclemys terrapin pileata isolate rMalTer1 chromosome 1, rMalTer1.hap1, whole genome shotgun sequence encodes:
- the LOC128845394 gene encoding olfactory receptor 52E2-like translates to MAALNLTHSDPSIFILMGVPGMEDAHIWISIPFSTSYIISLLGNFIVLFVVWKEETLHKPMYLLICMLALTDITKSSTVVPKALCIFWFNLKGITVRGCLTQIFFLHSVSFVQSAVLTIMAFDRYVAICNPLRYTTILTNERIAMLGLAGLVRALLFMVPLPLTLSRLPFCDNHIIPHTHCEHMLLAMISCGDITFNRMYSFVVPYVLMGSDLMLIALSYGLIIRAVLRISSKRAHQKAFNTCTAHICVMLMFYIPVLFTTLTIRFSGGITLLVRIILNVLYYLIPPMLNPIIYGVKTQELRDKVGKYTCRR, encoded by the coding sequence ATGGCAGCTTTGAACCTCACCCACTCTGACCCGTCAATCTTCATCCTAATGGGTGTCCCTGGCATGGAAGATGCCCACAtctggatttccatccctttctctacCTCCTACATTATCAGCCTGTTGGGAAATTTCATAGTTCTGTTTGTTGTATGGAAAGAGGAGACCCTGCACAAGCCGATGTACTTGCTGATCTGCATGCTGGCGCTCACAGACATCACCAAGTCTAGCACAGTCGTGCCAAaggcactgtgtatattttggttcaatttgaaaGGCATTACTGTGCGTGGTTGCCTGACCCAGATTTTCTTCCTTCACTCAGTTTCTTTCGTGCAGTCTGCTGTTCTCACGATAATGGCCTTTGATCGCTATGTTGCCATATGTAATCCTCTGAGATACACCACCATCCTCACCAATGAACGAATAGCTATGCTAGGGCTTGCGGGTTTGGTAAGAGCTTTACTCTTCATGGTGCCCCTACCCCTGACACTTAGCAGGCTGCCATTCTGTGACAATCACATTATTCCCCACACGCACTGCGAGCACATGCTTTTGGCAATGATATCGTGTGGGGATATCACTTTCAACAGGATGTACAGCTTTGTGGTACCATATGTACTCATGGGGTCAGACCTGATGCTCATTGCTCTGTCCTATGGTCTCATCATCAGGGCTGTCCTCAGAATCTCCTCCAAGAGAGCCCACCAGAAAGCCTTCaacacctgcacagcccacatctgtGTGATGCTAATGTTTTATATTCCCGTCCTCTTCACCACCCTGACAATCCGTTTCAGTGGGGGCATCACTCTGCTTGTTCGCATCATTTTGAATGTCCTCTATTACCTCATTCCTCCTATGCTCAACCCCATCATTTACGGGGTCAAAACCCAAGAGCTGCGTGATAAAGTGGGCAAATACACTTGCAGAAGGTGA
- the LOC128830247 gene encoding olfactory receptor 52N4-like has translation MSALNLTHSDPSTFILMGIPGMEDAHVWISIPFATSYISSLLGNFMVLFVVGKEETLHKPMYLLICMLALTDITKSSTIMPKALCIFWFNLKGITMVGCLTQIFFLHTVGFVQSAVLMIMAFDRYVAICNPLRYVTILTNARIAMLGLAVLVRALLFMVPLPLTLSRLPYCDNHVIPQTQCEHMLLAMISCGDITFNRTYSFVMPFLLMGSDLMLIALSYGLIIRAVLRISSKRAHQKALNTCTAHIFVMLMFYTPVLFSILTIRLNGDITPHGRIILSVLYHLVPPVLNPIIYGVKTQELRDKVGKYSCRR, from the coding sequence ATGTCAGCTTTGAACCTCACCCACTCGGACCCGTCAACATTTATTCTAATGGGCATCCCTGGCATGGAAGATGCCCACGtctggatttccatccctttcGCTACCTCCTACATTAGCAGCCTATTGGGAAATTTCATGGTTCTGTTTGTTGTAGGCAAAGAGGAGACCCTGCACAAGCCAATGTACCTGCTGATCTGCATGCTTGCACTCACAGACATCACCAAGTCTAGCACAATCATGCCAAaggcactgtgtatattttggttcaatttgaaaGGCATTACTATGGttggctgcctcacccagattTTCTTCCTTCACACAGTTGGTTTTGTGCAGTCTGCTGTTCTCATGATAATGGCCTTTGATCGCTACGTTGCCATATGTAATCCTTTGAGATACGTCACCATCCTCACCAATGCACGAATAGCTATGCTAGGGCTTGCAGTTTTGGTAAGAGCTTTACTCTTCATGGTGCCCCTACCCCTGACGCTGAGCAGGCTGCCATACTGTGACAACCACGTTATTCCCCAAACACAATGCGAGCACATGCTTTTGGCAATGATATCGTGTGGGGATATCACATTCAACAGGACATACAGCTTTGTGATGCCATTTTTACTCATGGGGTCAGATCTGATGCTCATTGCCCTGTCCTATGGTCTCATCATTAGGGCCGTCCTCAGAATCTCCTCCAAGAGAGCCCACCAGAAAGCCCTCaacacctgcacagcccacatcTTTGTGATGCTGATGTTTTATACTCCCGTCCTCTTCAGCATCCTGACAATCCGGTTGAATGGAGACATCACTCCCCATGGTCGCATCATCTTGTCCGTCCTCTATCATCTTGTTCCTCCTGTGCTCAACCCCATCATTTATGGGGTCAAAACCCAAGAGCTTCGTGATAAAGTCGGCAAATATTCTTGCAGAAGGTGA